One Mycolicibacterium goodii genomic region harbors:
- the thrB gene encoding homoserine kinase, with product MTQTLPVGLSATAVVAASSANLGPGFDSLGLALSLYDEIVVETAESGLTVFVEGEGAGQVPLDETHLVVRAINKGLQAVGYSAPGLIVRCRNDIPHSRGLGSSAAAVVGGLAAVNGLVTQTGCEPMDDTRLIQLASEFEGHPDNAAAAVLGGAVVSWTEEAGSVNDEPRYSAVPVRLHPDIRLFSAVPQQRSSTAETRVLLPEQVSHVDARFNLSRAALLVVALSERPDLLMSATQDVLHQPQRAAAMPASAEYLAILRRCGVAAVLSGAGPSVLGLSAQVGLPAEALEYGTAHGFTVTEMSVGAGVRWTAGAVVRN from the coding sequence GTGACTCAGACTCTGCCGGTCGGACTTTCGGCCACCGCAGTCGTCGCTGCCTCCAGCGCCAACCTGGGACCGGGCTTCGACAGCCTCGGTCTCGCGCTGAGCCTGTATGACGAAATCGTCGTCGAGACAGCAGAATCCGGTCTCACGGTGTTCGTCGAGGGCGAGGGCGCGGGCCAGGTGCCCCTCGATGAGACGCACCTGGTGGTCCGGGCGATCAACAAGGGCCTGCAAGCTGTCGGCTACTCGGCGCCGGGTCTGATCGTGCGCTGCCGCAACGACATTCCGCACTCCCGTGGCCTCGGTTCGTCGGCCGCCGCCGTGGTCGGTGGCCTCGCGGCCGTCAACGGGCTTGTGACGCAAACGGGTTGCGAGCCGATGGACGATACCCGGCTGATCCAGCTGGCCAGTGAGTTCGAGGGCCACCCCGACAACGCCGCGGCCGCCGTGCTCGGCGGCGCGGTGGTCTCATGGACCGAAGAGGCCGGGTCCGTGAACGATGAGCCACGCTACTCGGCCGTGCCGGTGCGCCTGCACCCCGACATCCGGCTGTTCTCCGCGGTGCCCCAGCAGCGGTCCTCGACAGCGGAGACCCGCGTGCTGCTGCCCGAACAGGTCAGCCACGTCGACGCGCGGTTCAACCTGAGTCGCGCCGCCCTGCTGGTCGTGGCGCTCTCCGAGCGTCCCGACCTGTTGATGTCCGCGACCCAGGACGTCCTGCACCAGCCGCAACGCGCGGCGGCGATGCCTGCCTCGGCGGAATACCTCGCGATCCTGCGGCGTTGTGGAGTTGCAGCGGTGCTGTCCGGTGCGGGTCCCTCGGTTCTCGGATTGAGCGCTCAGGTCGGTCTACCTGCCGAAGCCCTCGAGTACGGCACCGCCCACGGGTTCACCGTGACGGAGATGTCGGTTGGCGCCGGGGTGCGCTGGACGGCCGGAGCCGTGGTTCGCAACTGA
- the rho gene encoding transcription termination factor Rho, with protein MTDTDLFTADNASDTGDLSSAVKSNTAPRARSASLTTMVLPELRALAKEIGVEGASGLRKSELIAAIRAHQGESNGRTAQASSPASADAGSAEAAEAPAPRRRERRASTRQAGAPAAEKSADAEAKAEAPAEAKTDIPAETKTEKAEKPAKEAKEPRQSETKAAEGESGDGQTKQSRRERSGKQDRSDRGEKDGQDGGQDQGKQDRQDRQDRSERGSDQDQQGGQQNRGGGNAESDEDGEGRQGRRGRRFRDRRRRGERGGEGGGETELREDDVVQPVAGILDVLDNYAFVRTSGYLAGPNDVYVSMNMVRKNGLRRGDAVTGAVRVPREGESGGQNPRQKFNPLVRLDTVNGGSVEDAKKRPEFGKLTPLYPNERLRLETTPERLSTRVIDLIMPIGKGQRALIVSPPKAGKTTILQDVANAITRNNPECHLMVVLVDERPEEVTDMQRSVKGEVIASTFDRPPSDHTQAAELAIERAKRLVEQGKDVVVLLDSITRLGRAYNNASPASGRILSGGVDSTALYPPKRFLGAARNIEHGGSLTIIATAMVETGSTGDTVIFEEFKGTGNAELKLDRKIAERRVFPAVDVNPSGTRKDELLLSPDEFAIVHKLRRVLSGLDSHQAIDLLISQLRKTKTNYEFLVQVSKTAPGSMDVD; from the coding sequence GTGACTGATACGGACCTCTTCACAGCCGACAACGCCAGCGACACTGGCGATTTGTCGAGCGCTGTGAAATCGAACACCGCGCCGCGCGCCCGGTCTGCGTCGCTTACGACGATGGTGTTGCCGGAGCTGCGCGCACTTGCCAAGGAAATCGGTGTTGAAGGTGCGTCCGGTCTGCGCAAGAGTGAGCTGATCGCCGCCATTCGCGCCCACCAGGGCGAATCCAACGGCCGGACCGCTCAGGCCAGCAGCCCGGCGTCCGCTGATGCCGGCAGTGCCGAGGCCGCCGAGGCGCCGGCCCCGCGTCGCCGCGAACGTCGCGCATCGACCCGCCAGGCCGGCGCCCCGGCCGCCGAGAAGAGCGCCGACGCCGAGGCGAAGGCCGAAGCCCCTGCCGAAGCCAAGACCGACATTCCGGCCGAAACCAAGACCGAGAAGGCCGAGAAACCCGCCAAGGAGGCCAAGGAGCCTCGGCAGTCCGAGACCAAGGCCGCCGAGGGCGAGTCCGGCGACGGACAGACCAAGCAGTCGCGGCGCGAGCGCTCCGGCAAGCAGGACCGCTCCGATCGTGGCGAGAAGGACGGGCAGGACGGCGGCCAGGACCAGGGCAAACAGGACCGTCAGGACCGTCAGGACCGCTCGGAGCGCGGCTCCGACCAGGACCAGCAGGGCGGTCAGCAGAACCGCGGCGGCGGCAACGCCGAGTCCGACGAGGACGGCGAGGGCAGGCAGGGCCGTCGCGGCCGCCGGTTCCGTGACCGCCGCAGGCGCGGCGAGCGCGGCGGTGAAGGCGGTGGCGAGACCGAGCTGCGCGAGGACGACGTGGTCCAGCCCGTCGCGGGCATCCTCGACGTCCTCGACAACTACGCATTCGTGCGGACCTCGGGTTACCTGGCCGGGCCGAACGACGTGTACGTCTCGATGAACATGGTGCGCAAGAACGGCCTGCGCCGCGGCGACGCCGTGACCGGTGCCGTGCGTGTGCCGCGTGAAGGCGAAAGCGGCGGCCAGAACCCACGCCAGAAGTTCAACCCGCTGGTGCGGCTGGACACCGTCAACGGCGGTTCGGTCGAGGACGCCAAGAAGCGCCCCGAGTTCGGCAAGCTCACACCGCTGTACCCGAACGAGCGACTGCGGCTGGAGACCACTCCTGAGCGCCTGTCGACGCGCGTCATCGACCTGATCATGCCGATCGGCAAGGGGCAGCGCGCCCTGATCGTGTCGCCGCCCAAGGCCGGTAAGACGACGATCCTGCAGGACGTCGCCAACGCGATCACCCGCAACAACCCCGAATGCCACCTGATGGTCGTGCTCGTCGACGAGCGGCCTGAAGAGGTCACCGACATGCAGCGTTCGGTGAAGGGCGAGGTCATCGCCTCGACCTTCGACCGTCCGCCGTCAGATCACACGCAGGCCGCCGAACTGGCGATCGAGCGCGCCAAGCGCCTGGTCGAGCAGGGCAAGGACGTCGTGGTGCTGTTGGACTCGATCACCCGGCTGGGCCGCGCGTACAACAACGCGTCGCCGGCGTCGGGCCGCATCCTGTCCGGTGGTGTCGACTCCACCGCGCTGTACCCGCCCAAGCGCTTCCTCGGCGCGGCCCGCAACATCGAGCACGGCGGCTCGTTGACGATCATCGCGACCGCCATGGTCGAAACCGGGTCGACCGGTGACACCGTCATCTTCGAGGAGTTCAAGGGCACGGGTAACGCCGAGCTCAAGCTGGATCGCAAGATCGCCGAACGCCGGGTGTTCCCGGCCGTCGACGTCAACCCGTCCGGCACCCGCAAGGACGAGCTGCTGCTTTCCCCGGACGAGTTCGCGATCGTGCACAAGCTGCGTCGCGTGTTGAGCGGGCTGGATTCCCACCAGGCCATCGACCTGCTGATCAGCCAGCTGCGCAAGACCAAGACCAACTACGAGTTCCTGGTCCAGGTGTCCAAGACGGCCCCCGGCTCGATGGACGTCGACTGA
- a CDS encoding TetR/AcrR family transcriptional regulator codes for MTNATAPRSVRDRLIDAAEICLRAKGIRATTVSEVAEAAGVSRGWLYRHFPDKVSLLGAAIVRLNDAYWSDAHAMLEKYGGLDEKIAAGIRYGRTAYDDPGALLMKLRLDEPEEFAACAGAGVQGLVPDLAAFWTRYLVAARDHGEIHPHTDIDEAAEWVARVVISFATVPGDQLDASDPDAVLTHLRRYVMPGLKADPAV; via the coding sequence TTGACCAACGCCACCGCCCCCCGCAGTGTTCGTGATCGACTCATCGACGCTGCGGAAATCTGTCTGCGGGCCAAGGGCATTCGTGCGACGACAGTGTCGGAGGTGGCCGAGGCCGCCGGAGTCTCCCGCGGGTGGCTGTACCGGCACTTCCCCGACAAGGTGTCGCTGCTCGGGGCCGCGATCGTGCGTCTCAACGACGCGTACTGGTCGGATGCGCACGCCATGCTCGAGAAGTACGGGGGTCTCGACGAGAAGATCGCCGCTGGTATCCGCTACGGCCGCACCGCGTACGACGATCCCGGGGCGCTGCTGATGAAGCTGCGCCTCGACGAACCCGAGGAGTTCGCGGCGTGTGCGGGCGCCGGAGTGCAGGGTCTGGTGCCCGATCTCGCGGCGTTCTGGACCCGGTATCTGGTCGCCGCGCGCGACCACGGTGAGATCCATCCGCACACCGACATCGACGAGGCCGCGGAATGGGTTGCGCGCGTTGTCATATCCTTCGCGACCGTACCCGGCGACCAGCTCGACGCGAGCGATCCCGACGCCGTGCTGACGCATCTGCGCCGCTACGTCATGCCGGGCCTGAAGGCCGATCCCGCGGTGTGA
- the fadD1 gene encoding fatty-acid--CoA ligase FadD1, producing MADTLQQLLRSRAEQDTIAVKYGERTWTWREHVAEAAAQAQHLIHRGDRSRRLHVGALLGNTPQMLTALAAAALGGYVLCGINTTRRGEALARDIARVDCQLLLTDAEHRGLLDGLELPGVTVLDASQPGSESGPDAGLCALTTYREVGPDDTFMMIFTSGTSGDPKAVEVPHSMVLFAGSALVERYGLTCDDVCYLAMPLFHSNAVYAGWSVAVGAGAAMAPATFSASGFLPDIRRYGATYMNYVGKPLAYILATPEKPDDHDNPLRIAFGNEAADRDIEAFGRRFGCTVWDGFGSTETAVIITRPDDCPLGSIGKGFPGVAIYDPETLTECAAAEFDDTGALVNGDAAIGELVNTTGGGLFRGYYNDQGATDQRMRHGMYWSGDLAYRDADGWIYLAGRTADWMRVDGENLTAAPIERILLRLDAINRVAVYPVPDEYVGDQVMAAIVLRDGATLTPGEFEEFLAAQRDLSPKAWPRHVWIADDLPTTATNKILKRELVAMGTDPAGRVLWHRDGTRFGDLGAASQPGTRPGILPA from the coding sequence ATGGCCGATACGCTGCAGCAATTGCTCCGCTCCCGCGCCGAGCAGGACACCATCGCGGTCAAGTACGGCGAGCGCACGTGGACGTGGCGCGAACACGTCGCCGAGGCCGCCGCACAGGCACAGCACCTGATCCACCGCGGCGACCGGAGTCGCCGGCTGCACGTGGGCGCGCTACTCGGAAACACCCCACAGATGCTCACCGCCCTGGCCGCGGCGGCGCTCGGCGGTTATGTGCTGTGCGGCATCAACACCACGCGCCGCGGCGAGGCCCTCGCTCGCGACATCGCCCGCGTGGACTGCCAACTGCTGCTCACCGACGCCGAGCACCGCGGCCTGCTCGACGGCCTCGAACTGCCGGGCGTCACGGTGCTCGACGCCTCCCAACCGGGATCCGAGTCCGGGCCCGACGCCGGGCTGTGCGCCCTGACCACGTACCGCGAGGTCGGCCCCGACGACACGTTCATGATGATCTTCACCTCCGGTACCAGCGGTGACCCGAAGGCCGTCGAGGTGCCCCACTCGATGGTGCTGTTCGCGGGCAGCGCACTGGTCGAGCGATACGGCCTGACCTGCGACGACGTGTGCTATCTGGCGATGCCCCTGTTCCACTCCAACGCCGTGTACGCCGGCTGGAGCGTGGCGGTCGGCGCGGGGGCGGCCATGGCGCCGGCGACGTTCTCGGCCTCGGGTTTCCTGCCCGACATCCGGCGCTACGGCGCGACGTACATGAACTACGTCGGCAAGCCTCTCGCGTACATCCTGGCCACGCCCGAGAAACCGGACGACCACGACAACCCGTTGCGTATCGCGTTCGGCAACGAGGCCGCCGACCGCGACATCGAGGCTTTCGGCAGGCGATTCGGTTGCACGGTGTGGGACGGCTTCGGTTCGACCGAGACCGCCGTGATCATCACGCGGCCCGACGACTGCCCACTCGGGTCGATCGGCAAGGGGTTCCCCGGTGTGGCGATCTACGATCCGGAGACCCTCACCGAGTGCGCGGCGGCCGAATTCGATGACACCGGAGCCCTGGTCAACGGCGACGCGGCCATCGGGGAGCTGGTCAACACGACCGGCGGCGGACTGTTCCGCGGCTACTACAACGATCAGGGCGCCACCGATCAGCGCATGCGGCACGGCATGTACTGGTCGGGCGATCTGGCCTACCGCGACGCCGATGGTTGGATCTACCTGGCCGGGCGTACCGCCGACTGGATGCGGGTCGACGGCGAGAACCTCACGGCCGCGCCGATCGAACGCATCCTGCTGCGTCTGGACGCCATCAACCGCGTCGCCGTCTACCCGGTGCCCGACGAGTACGTCGGCGACCAGGTCATGGCGGCCATCGTGCTGCGGGACGGCGCGACGTTGACGCCGGGGGAGTTCGAGGAGTTCCTGGCCGCCCAACGGGATCTGTCGCCCAAGGCGTGGCCGCGCCACGTCTGGATCGCCGACGACCTGCCCACGACCGCCACCAACAAGATCCTCAAACGGGAACTCGTCGCGATGGGCACCGATCCGGCCGGACGCGTACTGTGGCACCGCGACGGCACGCGGTTCGGCGACCTCGGCGCCGCGTCACAGCCGGGGACCCGCCCAGGAATATTGCCTGCGTAG
- the rpmE gene encoding 50S ribosomal protein L31, with the protein MKTGIHPEYVDTTVQCGCGNSFTTRSTKQSGTIVVEVCSQCHPFYTGKQKILDSGGRVARFEKRYGKRNKAAADK; encoded by the coding sequence ATGAAAACAGGCATTCATCCTGAGTACGTCGACACAACCGTGCAGTGCGGTTGCGGCAACAGCTTCACGACCCGTAGCACCAAGCAGAGCGGCACGATCGTCGTCGAGGTCTGCTCGCAGTGCCACCCGTTCTACACCGGCAAGCAGAAGATCCTCGACAGCGGCGGCCGCGTGGCGCGCTTCGAGAAGCGCTACGGCAAGCGCAACAAGGCTGCTGCGGACAAGTAG
- the prfA gene encoding peptide chain release factor 1, with translation MSGTDTAPAIEALLAEHADLERQLSDPALHADAAAARKVGRRFAQVSPIVATYRKLEAARGDLEAARELAVDDAGFAAEVEELTAKVAELDDQLTDLLAPRDPHDADDIVLEVKSGEGGEESALFAADLARMYIRYAERHGWTVTVLDETTSDLGGYKDATLSIRSKGDTADGVWARLKFEGGVHRVQRVPVTESQGRVHTSAAGVLVYPEPEEVEEVQIDESDLRIDVYRSSGKGGQGVNTTDSAVRITHLPTGIVVTCQNERSQLQNKARAMQVLAARLQALAEEQAEADASADRASQIRTVDRSERIRTYNFPENRIADHRINFKAHNLDQVLDGDMDALLDALAAADKQSRLQQA, from the coding sequence GTGAGCGGCACGGATACCGCACCGGCAATTGAGGCGCTGCTGGCCGAGCACGCCGACCTCGAGCGCCAACTCTCCGACCCGGCGTTGCACGCCGACGCCGCTGCGGCCCGCAAGGTCGGGCGCCGGTTCGCCCAGGTGTCGCCCATCGTGGCCACCTACCGCAAGCTCGAAGCCGCGCGCGGCGACCTGGAGGCGGCCCGCGAACTCGCGGTCGACGACGCCGGCTTCGCCGCCGAGGTCGAGGAACTCACCGCGAAGGTCGCCGAGCTCGACGATCAGCTCACCGACCTGCTGGCCCCCCGCGATCCGCACGATGCCGACGACATCGTGCTCGAGGTGAAATCCGGCGAGGGCGGCGAGGAATCGGCCCTGTTCGCCGCCGATCTGGCACGCATGTACATCCGCTACGCCGAGCGTCACGGCTGGACCGTGACCGTGCTCGACGAGACCACATCCGACCTGGGCGGCTACAAGGACGCGACACTGTCGATCCGCAGCAAGGGCGACACCGCCGACGGCGTGTGGGCGCGGCTGAAGTTCGAGGGCGGCGTGCACCGCGTGCAGCGCGTGCCGGTCACCGAATCCCAGGGCCGCGTGCACACCTCGGCTGCGGGCGTCCTGGTGTACCCGGAGCCAGAAGAGGTCGAGGAAGTCCAGATCGACGAGTCCGATCTGCGTATCGACGTGTACCGGTCGTCCGGCAAGGGCGGTCAGGGCGTCAACACCACCGACTCCGCGGTGCGCATCACCCACCTGCCGACCGGCATCGTCGTCACGTGCCAGAACGAGCGGTCGCAGTTGCAGAACAAGGCCCGTGCCATGCAGGTGCTCGCGGCCCGGCTGCAGGCCCTGGCCGAGGAGCAGGCCGAGGCCGACGCATCGGCCGACCGGGCCAGCCAGATCCGCACGGTCGACCGCAGCGAGCGGATCCGCACCTACAACTTCCCCGAGAACCGGATCGCCGACCACCGCATCAACTTCAAGGCGCACAATCTCGATCAGGTGCTCGACGGCGACATGGACGCACTGCTCGACGCACTGGCCGCGGCCGACAAGCAGTCCCGCCTGCAACAGGCCTGA
- the prmC gene encoding peptide chain release factor N(5)-glutamine methyltransferase, which translates to MTRLRTAIEAATATLAAAGVGSPRIDAELLAAHALGTERGRLMLSDDPGPEALSAFDELVAARARRIPLQHLVGTAAFGPLTLEVGPGVFIPRPETEALLEWALAQDLRRDAVIVDLCTGTGALALALAHHHPRARVIAVDDSPAALEYTRRNTAGTSVEVLAADVTRPGLLPELDDGVDLVVSNPPYIPEGAELDPEVADHDPGHALFGGPDGMAVIGPIVALAARWLRAGAMCAVEHDDTTSARTVELFTRDGHFADVTARRDLTGRPRFVTATRIARS; encoded by the coding sequence ATGACGCGTTTGCGCACCGCGATCGAGGCCGCGACGGCGACGCTCGCCGCCGCGGGCGTCGGCTCTCCGCGCATCGACGCCGAACTGCTGGCCGCGCACGCGCTGGGCACCGAGCGTGGCAGGTTGATGCTCTCCGACGACCCGGGCCCGGAGGCCCTGTCGGCATTCGACGAGCTCGTCGCCGCGCGCGCCCGGCGCATCCCGCTACAGCACCTCGTCGGCACCGCGGCGTTCGGACCGCTGACGCTCGAGGTGGGCCCCGGGGTGTTCATCCCCCGGCCCGAGACCGAGGCGCTGCTGGAATGGGCTCTCGCGCAAGATCTTCGCCGCGACGCGGTGATCGTCGACCTGTGCACGGGGACCGGGGCGCTGGCGCTCGCGCTGGCACACCACCACCCGCGGGCCCGCGTCATCGCGGTCGACGATTCCCCGGCCGCGCTCGAGTACACGAGACGCAACACCGCGGGCACCTCGGTGGAGGTGCTGGCGGCCGACGTCACGCGGCCCGGGCTGCTGCCCGAACTCGACGACGGGGTGGATCTCGTGGTGTCCAACCCGCCCTACATCCCCGAAGGCGCCGAACTCGACCCCGAGGTCGCCGACCACGACCCCGGTCACGCGCTGTTCGGCGGGCCGGACGGCATGGCCGTCATCGGGCCGATCGTGGCGCTGGCCGCCCGCTGGTTGCGTGCCGGCGCGATGTGCGCCGTCGAGCACGACGACACCACATCGGCACGCACGGTCGAGTTGTTCACGCGCGACGGACACTTCGCCGACGTGACCGCCCGGCGTGACCTCACGGGCCGCCCCCGCTTTGTCACCGCGACCCGGATTGCGCGAAGCTGA
- a CDS encoding L-threonylcarbamoyladenylate synthase, which yields MTELFDCADAEQRAIGIASAVSAVKGGRLVVMPTDTVYGIGADAFDSGAVGALLAAKGRGRDMPVGVLVGSWTTIDGLVYSVPRSARELIRAFWPGALSLVVHQAPSLQWDLGDTRGSVMLRMPLHPVAIELLREVGPMAVSSANISGRPAAGTAAEAREQLGDLVEVYLDGGPAEKQAASTIVDLTGAEPRILRTGPISAEDIARVLDVEVATLTATLTE from the coding sequence GTGACCGAGCTGTTCGACTGTGCCGACGCCGAGCAACGTGCCATCGGTATCGCATCGGCGGTCAGCGCGGTCAAGGGTGGCAGGCTCGTGGTGATGCCCACCGACACCGTCTACGGCATCGGTGCAGACGCGTTCGACTCCGGCGCGGTCGGTGCGCTGCTCGCGGCCAAGGGCCGCGGCCGCGACATGCCCGTCGGCGTGCTGGTCGGCTCGTGGACCACCATCGACGGCCTGGTGTACTCGGTTCCCCGCAGCGCCCGCGAGTTGATCAGGGCGTTCTGGCCGGGTGCGCTGAGCCTTGTCGTCCATCAGGCGCCGTCACTGCAGTGGGACCTCGGGGACACCCGCGGCAGCGTCATGCTGCGGATGCCGCTGCACCCCGTGGCCATCGAACTGCTTCGCGAAGTGGGCCCCATGGCGGTGTCGAGCGCCAACATCTCCGGGCGCCCGGCCGCGGGCACGGCCGCTGAGGCACGCGAACAGCTCGGCGATCTCGTCGAGGTGTATCTCGACGGCGGGCCGGCCGAGAAACAGGCCGCGTCCACGATCGTCGACCTCACCGGAGCCGAACCGCGCATCCTGCGCACCGGGCCGATCAGTGCCGAGGACATCGCGCGCGTCCTCGACGTGGAAGTCGCGACACTCACCGCAACTCTGACGGAGTGA
- the rfe gene encoding UDP-N-acetylglucosamine--decaprenyl-phosphate N-acetylglucosaminephosphotransferase, with translation MLQYGAPVITAAREIDMGSRTILALSDQGAGVPLRELALVGLTAAIITYFATGWVRVLAIRFGAVAYPRERDVHVQPTPRMGGLAMYIGVACAVLLASQLPALTRGFVYSTGMPAVVVAGGLIMAIGVIDDRWGLDALTKFAGQITAASVLVTMGVAWSVLYIPIGGVGTIVLDQVSSILLTLALTVSIINAMNFVDGLDGLAAGLGLITALAICVFSVGLLRDHGGDVLFYPPAVISVVLAGACLGFLPHNFHRAKIFMGDSGSMLIGLMLGAASTTAAGPISQNAYGARDVFALLSPFLLVVAVMLVPALDTLLAIVRRTRAGRSPLSPDKMHLHHRLLQIGHSHRRAVLLIYLWVGIIAFGAASTIFFDPGQTAVVMAVAIVVAIVVTLIPLLRRSPEGAEES, from the coding sequence TTGCTGCAGTACGGTGCACCGGTGATCACGGCCGCCCGCGAGATCGACATGGGGAGTCGGACGATTCTCGCGTTGTCGGACCAGGGCGCAGGTGTGCCGCTGCGTGAGCTCGCGCTGGTGGGCCTGACCGCGGCGATCATCACCTACTTCGCGACCGGCTGGGTTCGGGTGCTCGCGATCCGCTTCGGCGCCGTGGCCTACCCGCGCGAACGTGACGTGCACGTGCAGCCCACGCCCCGCATGGGTGGCCTCGCGATGTACATCGGCGTCGCGTGCGCGGTGCTGCTCGCGTCCCAACTGCCCGCCCTGACGCGCGGATTCGTGTATTCGACCGGTATGCCCGCCGTCGTGGTGGCGGGCGGGCTGATCATGGCGATCGGCGTGATCGACGACCGGTGGGGCCTCGACGCGCTCACCAAGTTCGCCGGCCAGATCACCGCGGCGAGCGTGCTGGTCACCATGGGTGTCGCGTGGAGCGTGCTCTACATCCCGATCGGGGGAGTGGGCACGATCGTTCTCGACCAGGTCTCGTCGATCCTGCTGACACTGGCGCTGACCGTGTCGATCATCAACGCGATGAACTTCGTCGACGGACTCGACGGACTCGCGGCCGGACTCGGGCTCATCACCGCGCTGGCGATCTGCGTCTTCTCGGTGGGCCTGCTGCGCGATCACGGCGGCGACGTGCTCTTCTACCCGCCCGCGGTGATCTCCGTGGTGTTGGCGGGCGCCTGTCTGGGGTTCCTTCCCCACAACTTCCACCGGGCCAAGATCTTCATGGGCGACTCGGGTTCGATGCTGATCGGGCTCATGCTCGGCGCGGCATCGACCACCGCGGCGGGCCCCATCTCGCAGAACGCCTACGGTGCGCGCGACGTCTTCGCGCTGCTGTCGCCGTTCCTGCTGGTGGTGGCGGTCATGTTGGTGCCTGCCCTGGACACCCTGCTCGCGATCGTGCGGCGCACGCGCGCGGGGCGCAGCCCGCTGAGTCCCGACAAGATGCACCTGCACCACCGGTTGCTGCAGATCGGGCATTCGCACCGGCGCGCGGTGTTGCTGATCTACCTGTGGGTGGGGATCATCGCGTTCGGTGCGGCGAGCACGATTTTCTTCGACCCGGGGCAGACCGCGGTGGTCATGGCGGTGGCCATCGTGGTCGCGATCGTGGTGACCTTGATCCCGTTGTTGCGACGCAGTCCGGAGGGCGCGGAAGAGTCCTGA
- a CDS encoding ATP synthase subunit I — translation MTTPAHDAPLVFPSVAFRPLRLLVVCVALTVVALLAAGFTGHVFFGMFFGIGLGLGLINALLVRRAVESITAEEHPLKKKMAVNSATRLLVITAIALVIAFVFKSSGGIAVLFGLAVFQALLVMSTSIPVLRKIRSNGLDVLDTESKG, via the coding sequence GTGACGACACCAGCGCACGATGCGCCGTTGGTGTTTCCGTCGGTGGCATTCCGGCCACTGCGCTTGCTGGTCGTCTGTGTCGCGCTGACCGTTGTCGCATTGCTTGCTGCCGGGTTCACCGGGCACGTCTTCTTCGGGATGTTCTTCGGCATCGGACTGGGACTCGGGCTGATCAACGCCCTTCTCGTCCGTCGCGCCGTCGAATCGATCACGGCCGAAGAGCACCCGCTCAAGAAGAAGATGGCCGTCAACTCGGCCACCCGGCTTCTCGTCATCACCGCGATCGCACTCGTCATCGCGTTTGTCTTCAAGAGCTCGGGCGGCATCGCGGTGCTGTTCGGGTTGGCGGTGTTCCAGGCACTGCTGGTGATGAGCACCAGCATCCCCGTCCTGCGGAAGATCCGCTCGAATGGCCTGGACGTCTTGGATACGGAATCGAAGGGTTGA
- the atpB gene encoding F0F1 ATP synthase subunit A gives MTQTTTVLAAEEGGAAIHVGHHTLVFELFGMTFNGDTILATAVTAVIVIALAFYLRSKVTSTGVPGGVQLFWEALTIQMRQQIEGSIGMKIAPFVLPLAVTIFVFILVSNWLAVLPLQYGGADGAAAELYKAPASDINFVLALALFVFVCYHAAGIWRRGIVGHPIKVLKGHVAFLAPINIVEELAKPVSLALRLFGNIFAGGILVALIAMFPWYIQWFPNAVWKTFDLFVGLIQAFIFSLLTILYFSQSMELDHDEH, from the coding sequence ATGACTCAGACGACGACCGTGCTGGCCGCGGAAGAGGGTGGCGCCGCCATCCACGTCGGCCACCACACGCTCGTGTTCGAGCTGTTCGGCATGACGTTCAATGGCGACACCATCCTCGCCACGGCCGTCACCGCCGTGATCGTGATCGCGCTGGCCTTCTACCTGCGCTCCAAGGTCACGTCGACCGGGGTGCCCGGAGGCGTGCAGCTGTTCTGGGAGGCGCTGACGATCCAGATGCGTCAGCAGATCGAGGGCTCGATCGGCATGAAGATCGCCCCGTTCGTGCTGCCGCTCGCGGTGACGATCTTCGTGTTCATCCTGGTCTCGAACTGGCTTGCGGTGCTTCCGCTGCAGTACGGCGGAGCCGACGGCGCCGCGGCCGAGTTGTACAAGGCACCCGCTTCCGACATCAACTTCGTGCTGGCGCTCGCGTTGTTCGTGTTCGTCTGCTACCACGCCGCAGGCATCTGGCGTCGCGGCATCGTCGGCCACCCGATCAAGGTCCTCAAGGGCCACGTCGCGTTCCTCGCGCCGATCAACATCGTCGAAGAGCTCGCCAAGCCGGTCTCGCTGGCCCTCCGTCTTTTCGGCAACATCTTCGCCGGCGGCATCCTGGTCGCGCTGATCGCGATGTTCCCCTGGTACATCCAGTGGTTCCCGAACGCCGTGTGGAAGACCTTCGATCTGTTCGTCGGCCTCATCCAGGCCTTCATCTTCTCGCTGCTGACGATCCTGTACTTCAGCCAGTCGATGGAGCTGGACCACGACGAACACTGA